In a single window of the Paenibacillus sp. MMS20-IR301 genome:
- a CDS encoding Yip1 family protein → MNTLRMIHQVVAHPYEFYHDIQGKQRIAWFQAILIILLTFAARMISILITGYAFQTREPHEISMFHEFIWLVVPWLTWCVSNWGVSTILDGEGKFKEIFVGSAFALAPYMLFIIPVTLLTLVLSLDEASTFNLLQKFVVVWVAWLILLKVKILHDFEIRKVIFITVISLVGIAIIWFVGILLFGISNQFVSFIVDLLKELRLRA, encoded by the coding sequence ATGAACACTTTGCGGATGATCCACCAGGTGGTTGCCCATCCTTATGAGTTCTATCATGACATTCAAGGTAAACAGCGGATTGCCTGGTTCCAGGCAATTCTTATTATTCTGCTGACCTTTGCAGCGAGAATGATTTCGATTCTGATTACCGGGTATGCGTTTCAGACGCGGGAGCCGCATGAAATTTCGATGTTCCATGAATTCATCTGGCTGGTTGTTCCCTGGCTGACCTGGTGTGTATCGAACTGGGGCGTCAGTACGATTCTGGACGGTGAGGGGAAATTCAAGGAGATTTTTGTAGGCAGTGCCTTTGCCCTGGCTCCTTATATGCTGTTCATTATTCCGGTAACCCTGCTGACGCTGGTGCTCTCGCTGGATGAAGCCTCTACCTTCAATCTGCTGCAGAAGTTCGTAGTGGTATGGGTGGCCTGGCTGATTCTGCTCAAGGTCAAAATCCTGCATGATTTCGAAATCCGCAAGGTGATCTTCATTACGGTGATCAGCCTCGTCGGCATCGCAATTATCTGGTTCGTCGGCATTTTACTGTTCGGCATATCCAATCAGTTCGTATCATTTATCGTTGATCTGCTCAAAGAGCTGAGATTGCGCGCGTAG
- a CDS encoding TerC family protein, whose amino-acid sequence MDWGLLLEYGWVLLVLVALEGLLAADNALVLAIMVKHLPDEERKKALFYGLAGAFVFRAGSLFVISFLVDIWQVQAIGALYLLFIAGNHIFRKVLFKKPVTEEAAESGTAGAVNKKKSSFWLTVLKVEIADIAFAVDSILAAVALAVALPPSGIGKIGGLDGGQFLVIFAGGFIGLVIMRFAASVFVKLLHTRPGLEVAAFFIVGWVGIKLAVITLAHPSLGVLSEDFAHSTWWKLTFYVVLIIIAATGWFMSSKVEETNVGENPVREVDKQLGK is encoded by the coding sequence ATGGATTGGGGATTATTATTAGAATACGGATGGGTATTGCTCGTTCTGGTCGCACTGGAGGGCCTGCTCGCCGCAGACAACGCACTTGTACTTGCAATCATGGTTAAACATCTTCCTGATGAGGAACGTAAGAAGGCGCTCTTTTATGGATTGGCAGGAGCGTTCGTGTTCCGGGCCGGATCACTTTTCGTCATTTCTTTCCTGGTCGATATCTGGCAGGTACAAGCCATCGGCGCGCTTTATCTATTGTTTATAGCGGGAAATCATATTTTCAGGAAAGTGCTGTTCAAGAAACCTGTCACAGAAGAAGCTGCTGAAAGCGGCACGGCCGGAGCTGTAAACAAAAAGAAATCCAGCTTCTGGCTTACCGTGCTGAAGGTAGAAATTGCCGACATCGCTTTTGCGGTTGACTCCATCCTTGCAGCTGTTGCCCTCGCCGTTGCTCTTCCGCCAAGCGGAATCGGCAAGATCGGCGGCCTCGACGGTGGACAATTCCTCGTCATCTTTGCGGGCGGATTCATCGGTCTGGTCATTATGCGTTTCGCGGCCTCCGTCTTCGTTAAGCTGCTGCATACCCGTCCAGGTCTTGAAGTTGCCGCCTTCTTCATTGTCGGCTGGGTAGGGATCAAGCTCGCTGTCATCACCCTGGCACACCCTTCGCTTGGTGTATTGTCCGAAGACTTCGCGCACAGCACCTGGTGGAAGCTTACCTTCTACGTGGTCCTGATTATCATTGCGGCTACCGGATGGTTCATGAGCAGCAAGGTAGAAGAAACAAATGTCGGCGAGAACCCCGTACGGGAAGTCGACAAGCAGCTCGGGAAGTAA
- a CDS encoding DUF5696 domain-containing protein produces the protein MMKKMKLRGILLIVLVLLVAAINIPPLYGAAGPSAEPSAAPQAAGAEAGSEDQAQEPAAEQEAVEAAAPASAPAEPAVKAELQPVTPGTKALENDRYILYVDEKSGNLQITDKQTGKQWLGSPQLEKTAMPNVKKYTSAPVYARYTQGADITQIYPLKDEDSSVKVTIEPEVVRAEFAFASLKLSFALEYRLTDSGFEASIPEEYLKETGSAKFTSIEVLPFFHAAREDQNGAMLLPDGSGALLEFRENHPGYLKGYSEYIYGGDETFVKQNHEITDSHWLKDAAMKKAVALPVFGIYQEDTGYLAIVTKGETDAKINGVPSGIRAISLYRASSEFTLRKDDVIFVGTSGQIPYYQGELIKSERAVRYVLLQDEEAGYVGMAKAYRNYLLEEEQIKPAASGDTPLYLQVLGGISRDEVIGSTFIEMSTFKQIKEMIDRYYAEGVSRLEITVSGWSKDGLYGNQPDHFPVAKQLGGSKGLKELQAYAAEKGVTLYLKANYVKPYQESNGVKASKEAVRGINREVLKQYIYYLSSGWNTDNYFYLLKPEVIAKRSAAELDDYQKLGTAGVQFDYFGSLLYSDEDNKSLTDRKEAERTYVTTLDNYRQENIRTAVDYGYAYTLGHVDRVDGVPLDSSGFVYTDRSIPFYQLVVHGLVPYTASPVNLLDDSRGQVLRALEYGALPSYELTYAKSSDLQRTLENRLFSSELNDWLTPSAKAYLELKDVYDDISGQQMMNHEELQSKVFRTTYAGGVSIIINYNNHPVGISGQTVEAYSYAVTGG, from the coding sequence ATGATGAAAAAAATGAAGCTGCGTGGCATCCTGCTGATCGTGCTGGTGCTGCTGGTTGCAGCTATAAATATCCCGCCGCTCTATGGCGCTGCCGGTCCGTCTGCTGAACCGTCCGCTGCCCCGCAGGCAGCCGGGGCGGAAGCGGGAAGTGAAGATCAGGCGCAGGAGCCTGCCGCAGAGCAGGAAGCTGTTGAAGCTGCGGCTCCGGCTTCGGCTCCGGCAGAGCCGGCCGTCAAGGCTGAGCTGCAGCCGGTTACGCCGGGAACGAAGGCGCTGGAGAATGACCGTTACATCCTGTATGTGGATGAGAAATCGGGCAATCTGCAGATTACGGACAAACAAACAGGCAAGCAGTGGCTCGGATCGCCGCAGCTGGAGAAGACGGCGATGCCGAACGTCAAGAAGTACACGTCAGCGCCGGTCTATGCCAGATATACACAAGGGGCGGATATTACGCAGATCTACCCGCTCAAGGATGAGGATTCAAGCGTCAAGGTTACGATTGAGCCGGAGGTGGTCCGTGCCGAGTTTGCCTTCGCCAGCCTGAAATTGTCATTTGCGCTGGAGTACCGGCTGACGGATAGCGGCTTTGAGGCGTCCATTCCTGAGGAGTATCTGAAGGAAACCGGCAGTGCAAAGTTTACAAGCATTGAAGTGCTGCCGTTCTTCCATGCAGCGAGGGAGGATCAGAACGGAGCGATGCTGCTGCCGGACGGCTCCGGGGCACTGCTGGAATTCCGCGAGAATCATCCCGGGTATCTGAAGGGATACTCCGAGTACATTTATGGCGGAGACGAGACCTTCGTGAAGCAGAATCATGAGATTACCGATAGCCATTGGCTTAAAGATGCGGCCATGAAGAAGGCCGTCGCCCTGCCTGTCTTCGGAATCTACCAGGAGGATACCGGTTATCTGGCGATCGTGACCAAAGGCGAGACGGATGCGAAGATTAACGGTGTCCCGTCAGGAATCCGTGCAATCTCACTGTACCGGGCATCCAGCGAATTCACACTGCGCAAGGATGATGTCATCTTCGTCGGCACCTCCGGACAGATTCCTTATTATCAAGGAGAGCTGATCAAGAGTGAACGTGCGGTGCGTTATGTGCTGCTGCAGGATGAAGAGGCCGGTTATGTAGGTATGGCGAAGGCATACCGCAATTACCTGCTGGAGGAGGAGCAGATCAAGCCCGCGGCAAGCGGGGATACACCGCTCTATCTTCAGGTACTCGGCGGAATTTCCCGCGATGAGGTCATCGGCTCTACCTTCATCGAGATGTCTACGTTCAAACAGATCAAGGAAATGATCGACCGCTATTATGCCGAGGGCGTATCCCGGCTGGAAATTACCGTATCCGGGTGGTCGAAAGACGGATTATACGGCAATCAGCCGGACCACTTCCCGGTGGCGAAGCAGCTCGGCGGAAGCAAGGGGCTGAAGGAGCTTCAGGCGTATGCGGCGGAGAAAGGCGTAACGCTGTATTTGAAGGCCAATTATGTTAAGCCGTATCAGGAGTCGAATGGGGTTAAGGCCAGCAAGGAGGCCGTACGCGGAATTAACCGTGAAGTGCTCAAGCAGTATATCTATTATCTCTCCAGCGGCTGGAATACGGATAATTACTTCTACCTGCTGAAGCCGGAAGTTATCGCGAAGCGCAGTGCGGCGGAATTAGACGATTATCAAAAGCTGGGGACTGCCGGTGTGCAGTTTGATTATTTCGGCAGCCTGCTGTATTCCGACGAGGATAACAAATCACTGACGGACCGCAAGGAGGCGGAGCGCACTTATGTAACAACACTGGATAATTACCGTCAGGAAAATATCCGTACAGCGGTTGATTACGGCTACGCCTATACGCTTGGACATGTGGACCGTGTGGACGGAGTGCCGCTCGATTCCAGCGGGTTCGTCTATACCGACCGTTCCATTCCGTTTTATCAGCTGGTGGTGCACGGGCTTGTTCCGTATACGGCCAGCCCGGTCAATCTGCTCGATGATTCCCGTGGCCAGGTGCTGCGCGCTCTGGAATATGGAGCGCTTCCGAGCTATGAATTGACGTATGCCAAGTCCAGCGATCTGCAGCGGACGCTGGAGAACCGGCTGTTCAGCTCCGAGCTGAATGACTGGCTCACCCCATCCGCCAAAGCTTATCTTGAGCTGAAGGACGTGTACGATGACATCAGCGGCCAGCAGATGATGAACCATGAGGAGCTGCAGAGCAAGGTCTTCCGGACCACTTATGCAGGCGGTGTCAGTATCATCATTAACTATAATAATCACCCGGTTGGAATATCCGGCCAGACCGTAGAGGCTTACAGCTATGCTGTGACAGGAGGATGA
- a CDS encoding sugar ABC transporter permease, which yields MSSEIITPAEAGGAAVMKSGAPGKWAQLWMDIKKNKVSYYFLAPFLLLFFIFTIVPIIMSVVLSFSYYNIIETPRFIGFSNYKLLFVDDDIFLKAVGITLKFAFITGPIGYILAFLLAWLISQIPQKYRFFYTLCFYLPSITSAVAMSVVWLYFFAGDRKGLLNHYLIQLGILNEPYLFLQNVDSIVPVIIIVSLWMSMGVGFLAFLAGLQNVPTDLYEAGSIDGVKYRWQQLWFITVPSVKPQLLFGAVMQVVSSLTVFDVSMRLVGFPSPLYAGHTIMAHLFDYAFTRFEMGYASAIAVLLFFLMFGMNRLIFRVLGRD from the coding sequence ATGAGCAGTGAGATCATTACACCGGCAGAGGCCGGAGGCGCAGCGGTGATGAAGTCCGGAGCACCCGGCAAATGGGCGCAGCTGTGGATGGATATCAAGAAAAATAAGGTTTCCTATTATTTCCTGGCCCCGTTCCTGCTGCTGTTCTTCATCTTTACCATCGTGCCGATTATTATGTCTGTTGTACTCAGTTTCTCTTACTACAACATTATTGAGACGCCGAGATTCATCGGGTTCTCCAACTATAAGCTGCTGTTTGTGGATGATGATATCTTCCTCAAGGCCGTCGGGATTACGCTTAAATTCGCCTTTATTACAGGCCCGATCGGTTATATTCTGGCCTTCCTGCTGGCTTGGCTGATCAGCCAGATTCCGCAGAAATACCGGTTCTTCTACACCTTGTGCTTCTATCTGCCTTCTATTACCAGCGCGGTGGCAATGTCGGTCGTCTGGCTGTATTTCTTCGCAGGCGACCGCAAGGGACTGCTCAACCATTATCTGATTCAGCTCGGGATTCTCAATGAGCCGTATCTGTTCCTGCAGAATGTCGATTCAATCGTCCCGGTCATTATTATTGTGTCGCTGTGGATGAGCATGGGCGTAGGGTTCCTGGCCTTTCTGGCCGGACTGCAGAATGTGCCGACAGATTTGTATGAGGCCGGCTCAATTGACGGAGTGAAGTACCGCTGGCAGCAGCTGTGGTTCATTACCGTTCCGTCAGTGAAGCCGCAGCTGCTGTTCGGTGCGGTGATGCAGGTCGTCAGCTCGCTGACTGTATTCGATGTCAGCATGCGGCTCGTCGGATTTCCGAGCCCGCTGTACGCGGGCCATACGATCATGGCGCATTTGTTTGACTATGCATTTACCCGGTTCGAAATGGGTTATGCTTCGGCGATTGCCGTACTGCTGTTCTTTCTGATGTTTGGGATGAACCGGCTCATCTTCAGAGTGCTGGGGAGGGATTAG
- a CDS encoding carbohydrate ABC transporter permease yields the protein MHKFKLRRLDYGGIFLYLFLTLFGLLMLLPLIYMAVTAVKPTSELFMFPPRFFVVNPTLMNFRDLLLITGTSAVPFSRFIFNSIIVTSAIVVGGVVISAMAAYPLAKHNMPFKSFIFNMIVAALMFSPLVLQIPQYLLISRSGLMNTYWAMILPYLAAPMGMFLMTQFLRQLPDALLEAARIDGASEWKVFWVLVMPMLKPAISTFALFSFISAWNDPYPSMVYTTVQEMKTLPLAIQTISGGAGVVARVGTLAAASFLMIIPTILVFIITQRMVLQTMAHSGLKE from the coding sequence ATGCACAAATTTAAATTACGGCGCCTTGATTACGGCGGTATCTTCCTGTATTTGTTCCTGACTTTATTCGGGCTGCTGATGCTGCTGCCGCTTATTTATATGGCAGTAACCGCTGTTAAGCCGACAAGTGAGCTGTTCATGTTCCCGCCGCGGTTCTTCGTCGTCAATCCGACGCTGATGAACTTCCGCGACCTGCTGCTGATTACCGGAACCTCGGCGGTGCCGTTCTCCCGGTTTATCTTCAACAGCATTATTGTTACGAGTGCTATTGTGGTGGGCGGGGTTGTCATATCGGCCATGGCGGCTTATCCGCTGGCTAAGCATAATATGCCGTTCAAGAGCTTTATCTTCAATATGATTGTTGCCGCATTAATGTTCTCCCCGCTGGTCCTGCAGATTCCGCAATATTTGCTGATCAGCCGCAGCGGACTGATGAACACGTACTGGGCAATGATTCTGCCTTACCTGGCTGCGCCGATGGGGATGTTCCTGATGACGCAGTTCCTGCGCCAGCTGCCGGACGCGCTGCTTGAAGCCGCCCGGATCGACGGCGCTTCCGAATGGAAGGTGTTCTGGGTGCTGGTCATGCCGATGCTGAAACCGGCCATCTCAACCTTTGCCCTGTTCAGCTTCATCTCTGCCTGGAATGATCCGTACCCGTCTATGGTCTATACGACAGTCCAGGAAATGAAGACATTGCCGCTTGCTATCCAGACGATCAGCGGCGGGGCGGGCGTTGTAGCCAGAGTAGGGACCCTGGCGGCAGCGAGCTTCCTGATGATTATCCCGACTATCCTGGTCTTTATCATTACACAGCGGATGGTGCTCCAGACAATGGCCCATTCCGGGCTGAAGGAATAG
- a CDS encoding sugar ABC transporter permease — MKKSKLSMRARYFMEGYSFISLWLFGFLMFMAIPLGRSMYYSFHALKVSKDGLIATFVGTEHFRAAFTTDVNFLPLLKETMVSTLTQVPLILIFSLFCAILLNRGMIGKTFFRGVFFLPVIIASGAILSKLMDQGAANLPIFYNQNLYNKLSAFIPGDILETLLKYAESLTLVMWDSGVQILIFLAGLQTISISLYEAAKCDGATAWESFWKITFPMIMPMMLVNTLFSIVSSFTKADNQIMSHILNVVFKNNDFGYGSAMGWIYFIFIFLILGVVFLLFRKSLGATEGRK, encoded by the coding sequence GTGAAGAAATCAAAGTTATCGATGCGGGCGCGTTATTTCATGGAAGGCTACTCCTTCATCTCCTTGTGGCTGTTCGGCTTCCTGATGTTCATGGCCATCCCGCTGGGCCGTTCGATGTATTATTCCTTTCATGCGCTGAAAGTCAGTAAAGACGGGCTGATCGCCACCTTTGTCGGGACTGAGCATTTCCGGGCGGCGTTTACGACCGATGTGAATTTCCTGCCGCTGCTCAAGGAGACCATGGTGTCGACCTTAACCCAGGTTCCGCTGATCCTGATCTTCTCGCTGTTCTGCGCCATCCTGCTGAACCGCGGCATGATCGGCAAAACCTTTTTCCGCGGCGTCTTCTTCCTGCCGGTGATTATTGCTTCGGGAGCGATTCTCAGCAAGCTGATGGATCAGGGCGCAGCCAATCTGCCGATTTTTTACAACCAGAATCTGTACAACAAGCTATCGGCCTTCATTCCCGGTGATATTCTGGAAACCCTGCTCAAGTATGCTGAGTCGCTGACGCTTGTCATGTGGGATTCCGGGGTGCAGATTCTGATCTTCCTGGCAGGGCTGCAGACAATTTCCATCTCATTGTATGAAGCCGCCAAATGTGACGGGGCAACGGCATGGGAGAGCTTCTGGAAAATTACCTTTCCAATGATTATGCCTATGATGCTGGTCAATACCCTGTTCAGCATCGTCAGCTCCTTCACCAAGGCAGACAATCAGATCATGAGCCATATTCTGAATGTCGTGTTCAAGAACAATGATTTCGGCTATGGCTCCGCTATGGGCTGGATCTACTTTATCTTTATCTTCTTGATTCTGGGCGTAGTATTTCTGCTGTTCCGCAAGTCGCTCGGTGCAACTGAAGGGAGGAAATAA
- the nifH gene encoding nitrogenase iron protein → MRQIAFYGKGGIGKSTTSQNTLAQLATKFGQRIMIVGCDPKADSTRLILNTKAQNSVLELAAELGSVEDLELEDVLQTGFGDIINVECGGPEPGVGCAGRGIITAINFLEQEGAYQDLDFVSYDVLGDVVCGGFAMPIREGKAQEIYIVCSGEMMAMYAANNIARGILKYATSGGVRLGGLICNSRNTDREDELIMELARRLNTQMIHFVPRDNIVQHAELRRMTVAQYNPNHSQAKEYEKLAEKILNNKMLTIPTPISMEELEELLMEFGIIEDEEAAIKKLQASGQ, encoded by the coding sequence ATGAGACAAATAGCTTTCTACGGTAAAGGCGGTATCGGCAAATCGACAACTTCACAAAACACCCTGGCTCAGCTGGCTACAAAATTCGGACAAAGAATTATGATTGTCGGCTGTGACCCTAAAGCCGATTCAACCCGTCTGATCCTGAACACGAAGGCGCAAAACTCTGTACTTGAATTAGCGGCTGAGCTTGGCTCGGTAGAGGATCTTGAGCTAGAAGATGTGCTGCAGACCGGCTTCGGCGACATTATTAATGTGGAATGCGGCGGGCCTGAACCGGGTGTAGGGTGCGCGGGACGCGGGATTATTACCGCCATTAACTTCCTGGAGCAGGAAGGGGCCTATCAGGATCTGGATTTCGTCTCCTATGACGTACTCGGTGACGTGGTATGCGGCGGTTTCGCCATGCCGATCCGCGAAGGCAAGGCGCAGGAAATATACATTGTCTGTTCCGGTGAGATGATGGCGATGTATGCTGCGAACAATATTGCCCGCGGGATTCTGAAGTATGCCACCAGCGGCGGCGTCAGACTCGGCGGCCTGATCTGCAACAGCCGTAACACGGACCGAGAAGATGAGCTGATTATGGAGCTGGCCCGCCGACTGAATACGCAGATGATTCATTTTGTGCCGCGTGACAATATCGTTCAGCATGCCGAGCTGCGCAGAATGACGGTTGCCCAGTATAATCCTAACCATTCGCAGGCGAAAGAATATGAGAAGCTGGCCGAGAAGATTCTTAACAATAAAATGCTGACCATCCCTACTCCGATTTCAATGGAAGAGCTGGAAGAGCTGCTGATGGAATTCGGCATCATTGAAGACGAAGAAGCGGCCATCAAGAAGCTGCAGGCATCCGGCCAATAA
- a CDS encoding carbohydrate ABC transporter permease: MLKESASPVRTASVESVTTRLRANGQLDKTAKRSLQVIHTAFYYLVILSLSFVFLYPLLYMLSKSMMQMQDVADATVQWIPTRLSFHNYTLAWKALNFWGGFANSAIISFGSAVLQILSCSLVGYGFARYRFPGYMVCFVLLLFTFLVPPQTIVVPLYLFFSDLGWINTHLPFVIPSLFGHGLKGALFVLIFIQFYRRMPNVLEEAARIDGAGPFRTYWKIMFPLAKPAMLIVFLFSVVWHWNDSFEPNTYLTTPDFYNLSQRLAMFYGTNNQAAEAMSQMTSGSIGMAPTGLNQIMAGCILAILPILILYLFVQRHFVESVERSGIAGE, translated from the coding sequence ATGCTCAAGGAATCGGCAAGTCCGGTCCGTACTGCTAGCGTCGAGTCTGTTACTACCCGACTGAGAGCAAACGGACAGCTGGACAAAACGGCGAAACGCTCACTTCAGGTCATCCATACCGCTTTTTATTATCTGGTCATCCTCAGTTTGAGCTTTGTATTCCTGTATCCGCTGCTCTACATGTTATCCAAATCGATGATGCAAATGCAGGATGTGGCCGATGCCACGGTACAGTGGATTCCCACCAGGCTGAGCTTCCATAATTACACGCTAGCCTGGAAGGCGCTCAATTTCTGGGGCGGCTTCGCCAACAGCGCCATTATCTCCTTCGGCAGTGCGGTGCTGCAGATTCTCAGCTGCTCGCTGGTCGGTTACGGCTTTGCCAGATACCGGTTCCCGGGTTACATGGTCTGTTTTGTACTGCTGCTGTTCACGTTCCTTGTGCCGCCGCAGACGATTGTAGTTCCGCTGTACCTGTTCTTCAGCGATCTGGGCTGGATCAATACCCATCTGCCGTTCGTTATCCCTTCGCTGTTCGGGCATGGTCTGAAGGGAGCACTCTTCGTGCTGATCTTCATCCAGTTCTACCGGAGAATGCCGAATGTGCTGGAAGAGGCGGCCCGTATCGATGGAGCAGGTCCCTTCAGAACGTACTGGAAAATTATGTTCCCGCTGGCTAAGCCGGCGATGCTGATCGTATTCCTGTTCTCGGTCGTGTGGCACTGGAACGACAGCTTCGAGCCGAATACGTATCTGACTACGCCGGATTTCTATAATCTGTCGCAGCGCCTGGCTATGTTCTACGGTACCAATAATCAGGCGGCGGAGGCGATGTCCCAGATGACCTCCGGCTCGATCGGGATGGCCCCGACGGGGCTGAACCAGATTATGGCCGGCTGTATCCTCGCCATTCTGCCGATCCTGATTCTGTATCTCTTCGTGCAGCGTCATTTCGTGGAAAGTGTGGAACGCTCCGGGATTGCCGGAGAATAA
- the nifB gene encoding nitrogenase cofactor biosynthesis protein NifB: MMQPSCISNEAEEEISRHPCYSEEAHRFYARMHIPVAPACNIQCNYCNRKFDCVNESRPGVVSEVLTPEQAERKVRGVAAQLMQLSVVGVAGPGDPLANPEQTFDTFARVKRHVPDVSLCLSTNGLTLYRHMDEIIELGIRHVTITINAIDPEVGQAIYPWVSDEGVRYEGREAAELLISRQLLGLEMLAKLGILVKVNSIMIPGVNDHHLPAVSRRVKELGATLHNVTPLIIAPGSQYEADGRKAPRPKELLNLQELLGRDGMKVMRHCRQCRADAIGLLGQDRNQDFPLEAMEEEPAVNEEARAMFQSELDTKIRERVKAKQARRLREGGPKTRVAVATRGGDKVNQHFGHATEFLVYDTDGTDVQLLGVRKIQAYCHGTADCNGDKAATLQEIISILNDCRILLCSGIGDAPRASLNKAGVLPLVRKGGIQEAILESVKYSSYFENINISKG; the protein is encoded by the coding sequence ATGATGCAGCCGTCATGTATATCAAATGAAGCAGAGGAGGAGATCAGCCGCCACCCTTGCTACAGTGAGGAGGCCCACCGGTTCTACGCCCGGATGCACATCCCGGTTGCTCCCGCCTGTAACATCCAGTGCAATTACTGCAACCGCAAGTTCGACTGTGTGAATGAGAGCAGGCCGGGTGTAGTCAGTGAAGTGCTTACCCCGGAGCAGGCAGAACGTAAGGTAAGAGGCGTTGCCGCCCAACTGATGCAGCTCTCGGTTGTAGGGGTAGCCGGACCCGGAGATCCGCTGGCGAATCCGGAGCAGACCTTTGATACCTTTGCCCGGGTCAAGCGGCATGTGCCGGATGTCTCCCTTTGTCTAAGTACCAATGGACTTACGCTGTACCGGCATATGGATGAGATTATCGAGCTCGGCATCCGCCATGTCACCATCACCATTAATGCGATCGATCCTGAAGTCGGCCAGGCAATTTATCCCTGGGTATCCGATGAAGGGGTCCGGTACGAAGGAAGGGAAGCAGCCGAGCTGCTGATCAGCCGTCAGCTGCTGGGACTTGAAATGCTGGCAAAGCTGGGGATTCTGGTTAAAGTCAATTCCATTATGATTCCGGGGGTCAATGATCATCATCTGCCCGCAGTGTCCCGGAGAGTAAAAGAGCTCGGGGCTACGCTGCACAATGTAACGCCGCTGATTATCGCGCCGGGCAGCCAGTACGAAGCGGATGGGCGCAAGGCGCCCCGTCCGAAGGAGCTGCTTAACCTGCAGGAGCTGCTCGGCAGGGACGGCATGAAGGTTATGCGCCACTGCCGGCAATGCCGGGCTGATGCCATCGGGCTGCTGGGCCAGGACCGCAACCAGGACTTCCCGCTGGAAGCGATGGAAGAGGAACCGGCCGTTAATGAAGAAGCCAGGGCCATGTTCCAGAGTGAGCTCGATACCAAGATCCGCGAGCGTGTCAAAGCCAAACAAGCCAGGCGCCTGCGGGAAGGCGGGCCGAAGACCCGAGTTGCAGTGGCTACAAGAGGTGGTGACAAGGTCAACCAGCATTTCGGGCATGCGACAGAGTTCCTGGTATACGATACCGACGGAACGGATGTACAGCTGCTCGGAGTCCGCAAGATTCAAGCTTACTGTCATGGCACTGCAGACTGCAACGGCGACAAAGCCGCCACGCTGCAGGAAATCATCTCGATTCTAAATGACTGCCGGATTCTTCTCTGCTCCGGGATCGGCGACGCTCCAAGAGCCAGCCTGAACAAAGCCGGAGTACTGCCGCTCGTCCGCAAAGGCGGAATACAGGAAGCCATTCTCGAAAGCGTCAAATACAGCTCATATTTTGAAAATATAAACATTTCGAAGGGATGA